In one window of Carassius auratus strain Wakin chromosome 28, ASM336829v1, whole genome shotgun sequence DNA:
- the LOC113047494 gene encoding serine/threonine-protein kinase pim-2-like, whose translation MQDLIGTGSFGKVYKAIRKSDGREVAIKTTRKWNNSCSLQIPGCSRRLATEVGLMLMLRRPPVCPYIIEMYEWFDRPLVFSLVLEFPQPCVTLREFIMDSSGLSEAVARGFMRQLVLAVQHCINHGVFHNDVHADNVLVNTDTLELKLIDFGSGHLLDSAGYDSLKYIGAFLFCPPEVFSKPKYYAVPTNVWTLGVTLYMMVNIKLPFSSVKQILKACPFPWKADLSSACSDLIHQCLERSPAKRPTLEQILQHQWFESQL comes from the exons ATGCAAGATTTGATAGGAACAGGAAGCTTCGGCAAGGTGTATAAGGCAATCCGAAAATCCGATGGTCGAGAG GTTGCCATCAAAACAACGCGGAAATGGAACAACAGCTGTTCTCTTCAAATA CCTGGTTGTTCCAGACGTCTGGCTACAGAAGTGGGGCTGATGCTGATGTTGAGACGTCCTCCAGTGTGCCCCTACATCATAGAAATGTACGAGTGGTTCGATCGGCCCCTGGTCTTCTCGCTCGTTCTGGAGTTCCCTCAACCCTGCGTGACCTTGCGAGAGTTCATCATGGATTCGTCAGGACTGAGTGAAGCGGTCGCGCGTGGCTTCATGCGTCAGTTAGTCCTGGCGGTGCAGCACTGCATAAACCACGGCGTGTTTCATAATGACGTCCATGCTGACAACGTCCTGGTGAACACCGACACTCTGGAGCTGAAGCTGATTGACTTCGGCTCCGGTCACCTGCTTGACAGCGCTGGCTATGACAGCCTCAAATATATAG GAGCATTCCTGTTCTGCCCACCAGAGGTCTTCTCCAAACCCAAATACTACGCCGTCCCAACAAACGTCTGGACTCTAGGTGTGACGCTGTACATGATGGTCAACATAAAGCTGCCTTTTTCAAGTGTCAAGCAAATATTGAAAGCCTGTCCTTTCCCTTGGAAAGCTGACCTATCCAGCG CATGCAGTGATCTGATCCACCAGTGTCTGGAGCGCAGTCCAGCGAAGCGGCCCACGTTAGAGCAGATCTTACAGCACCAATGGTTTGAAAGTCAGCTCTAG
- the LOC113047500 gene encoding protein ALP1-like, which yields MPLPTVHRVVHKMMDEVVAVLPQFVHFPRTQEELQVVGDGFACLANHHAFGKAAGAVDGCHIRIKFPGDPDGHNYNNRKLFPSVVLQAACDHHGRFIDIFVGYPGSVHDARILKNSPIFTRGTYPPTGYFLLADGGYPCLQEALALITPYKRPVRGMAEQRFNHSKVHHHSKGRTIIERGAYICVGVGDVLEEVVEEEDNQPTGELDGGESRSGAAWRAALTNEVSALHQAPLDHDYFCQP from the exons ATGCCTCTTCCCACAGTGCACAGGGTTGTACACAAGATGATGGATGAGGTGGTGGCTGTGCTCCCCCAATTTGTGCACTTCCCTCGCACACAGGAGGAGCTCCAAGTGGTTGGGGATGGTTTTGCTTGCTTGGCTAATCACCATGCATTTGGCAAGGCAGCAGGGGCAGTAGACGGCTGCCACATTAGGATAAAATTTCCCGGCGACCCTGATGGTCACAATTACAATAACCGAAAGCTCTTCCCTTCAGTGGTGCTCCAGGCAGCCTGTGACCATCACGGTCGCTTTATTGACATCTTTGTGGGTTACCCAGGAAGTGTGCATGATGCACGCATCCTTAAGAACAGCCCCATCTTCACTAGGGGGACTTACCCTCCGACTGGGTATTTTCTCCTAGCTGACGGTGGCTACCCATGTCTACAGGAAGCCCTGGCCCTTATCACACCATATAAGAGGCCAGTGAGAGGCATGGCAGAGCAAAGGTTCAATCATTCAAAGGTTCACCATCATTCCAAAGGTCGCACAATCATTGAGCGTGGAGCGTACATTTGTGTTGGTGTCGGGGATGTGCTTGAAGAGGTCGTGGAGGAGGAGGACAACCAGCCAACTGGGGAGCTTGATGGTGGGGAGAGCCGAAGTGGAGCTGCTTGGCGGGCTGCGCTGACCAACGAGGTGTCTGCACTCCACCAGGCACCTCTTGACCATGACTATTTTTGCCAG CCTTGA